The DNA region GCCGGAACCGGGCCCGCCGCCGCAGTTCCGGCCCGGCTGAAACCTCCGGATGCCGTTGTGGCGGCCTCGCCCGGCGCAGCAGCTGCGGTTGGCGCACCGGCGAACCCAGGACCCGAGCGGGCCGCAACTCCCTGCTGGTAGGCCGTGGCAGCGGCCCTGGCGCGCTCATCAGCTGCCTCATTGAGGGGGTGCCCTGCGTGTCCCTTGACCCACTCGAAGCTATATTTGCGGCCGGCGAGCTCTCGGTCCAGCTCCTTCAGCAGTTCGACGTTCAGGACGGGTTTGCCGTCAGCCTTCCGCCAACCTTTCCGCTTCCATCCCGGCATCCATTTGGTGATGGAGTTGATGACGTACTGGCTGTCGCACAGAATCCGGAGGTCTTGGTCGGGAACGTGCGCCGTGGCGCGGAAGAGGTCAAGGACGGCCATCAGCTCGCCTTGGTTGTTGGTTCCGTGCGGCCACCCCCCTGCCCGCCAGCACTCGTCATTCACATACCAGGCCCATCCGGCCGGGCCGGGATTTCCTAAAGCCGAACCGTCGGCTGCTGCAGTAATTGTCACGGTTCCATCCTGCCAGACCCGGCTGTCAACCTTTTTTGGTTCGCTCCGGTTCCGGGGATTTTCTCCCCCGCACGCGATCGGAAGGACATCTCTGCCGGCGGCATGAGCTTCGGAAACCGCTTACCCAGAACCTATTGACGCCGGTCCAAAAGCGCGGAACAATCGGAACTCAGCCGAGAAACCGTTTTCTCACCTGAACGATTTCCCGGCATCGACGCCGGGCCCGGGACACGGGGCGGGCTTGGAATCCACTGGCATCAGGAAGGCGCATCAATGAAGATTCGGACCATAGGCCGGAGGAAGTTTCAGCTCGGAGCTGTTGCGGTGGCGGTTTCGCTGCTTGCTACAGGTTGTGGCGCATCCGCCGGATCCAGCGGCGATAAGGAAGTGACACTGCGGTTTGCATGGTGGGGCAACGAGTACCTCAACGCGCAGACGGAAAAGGTCATTTCGGCTTTCGAGGCGGAACACCCCAATATCAAGATTGAATCGGAGCCCGGCGAATGGGCCAGTTATTGGGACAAGCTGGCCACCAAGACCGCCGCCAACGACGCTCCGGACGTCATCCAGATGGACCAGAAGTACATCGCCGAATATGGCGGACGCGGGGCGCTCCTGGATCTCTCAAAACAGAGCGGCGTCGATACATCCAAGATGGACAAGGAGCAACTTGCCTCCGGCCAGTACGACGGCGCCCAGTACGGGCTGAGCACGGGCAAGAACGCCTACGTCATCATGGCGAACACAAAGGTCTTCGAGGCGGCCAACGTGCCGGTCCCTGACGACACCACCTGGACGTGGGACGACTTCATAGGCACCGCCGCAAAACTGAGCGCTGCAGGCGGCGGCAAGAGCTACGGCGCCGCCTACGGGAGCAATGAAGCCGATCTCATTATCTGGCTCCGGCAGCACGGCGAGAACCTCTACTCCCAAGACGGCAAAGTTGATTTCGATACTGCCACGACTGCCTCCTTCTGGGAACGGCTGAAGGAACAGCGTGACTCCAAAGCCAGCCCGCCGGCCACAGTGGCCACGGAGGATTCCGGTGCTGGCCTGGAGGAAAGCCTGTTCGGCACCAACAGGGTGGGCATGGCCTGGTGGTGGACCAACCAGCTGGGATCCCTGGAAACCACTACGGGAAGCAGCATCAAGATGCTGCGTGCCCCCAGCATCGACGGCACGTCCGCGGACAACGGCATGTACTTCAAACCCACCATGTTCTGGTCCGCTTCCTCACGCTCCAAGAACCCGGAAGCGGCAGCCACGTTCATCAACTACCTGGCAAACAGCCCGGCGGCCGGAGCCATCCTGATGACCGACCGGGGTGTGCCGGCCAATTCGGAGATCGTCGACAGCATCACCCCGGCCCTGAAGCCCGCCGACACCACAGTGGTGGGCTTCCTGAAGGACGTCGCAACGGAGATCACCGACGCGCCTCCTGTTCCGCCCGTCGGGGCAGGCAGCGTCCAGAACGTCATCAAGCGCTTCACTGACGAAGTCCTGTACGACAGATTGAGTCCCCAAGCAGCAGCCGAAAACTTCAAGAAGGAAGTTGAAGGAATGCTGGCAACGGCCCGTAAGTAGCCGTCAGGAAACGTGGCCCAAAGCGCCAGCCCAGGGACACAAAAGTGCGGCCCCCTCCTGCGAGGGGGCCGCACTTTTAGGCGTGGAACAGGTTCCGGCTGGCGGGGCTAGAAGCCGCCCATGCCGCCCATGTCGTCGCCGCCACCCATGGCCGGAGCGTTCTTCTCCGGCTTGTCGGCCACTACAGCCTCGGTGGTGAGGAACAGGCCGGCAATGGAAGCCGCGTTCTGCAGTGCAGAGCGGGTTACCTTGACGGGGTCGTTGATACCGGCAGCCAGCAGGTCGACGTATTCGCCGGTTGCTGCGTTCAGGCCATGGCCTGCGGGCAGGCCGCGGACCTTGTCCACCACAACGCCGGGCTCAAGGCCAGCGTTGAAGGCAATCTGCTTCAGCGGTGCATCGATGGCAACGCGGACGATGTTGGCGCCCGTTGCTTCGTCACCGGTCAGGTTCAGGTTGGCAAACGCCTTGGCGCCAGCCTGGATCAGTGCAACGCCACCGCCGGCGACGATGCCTTCCTCGACAGCAGCCTTTGCGTTGCGGACAGCGTCCTCAATGCGGTGCTTGCGTTCCTTCAGCTCAACCTCGGTTGCGGCACCGGCCTTGATGACTGCAACGCCGCCGGCCAGCTTGGCCAGGCGTTCCTGCAGCTTCTCGCGGTCGTAGTCGGAATCGGAGTTTTCGATCTCGGCACGGATCTGGGAAACGCGGCCAGCGATCTGGTCGGCGTCGCCGGCACCTTCAACGATGGTGGTCTCGTCCTTGGTGACAACAACCTTGCGGGCGCGTCCCAGGAGTTCAAGGCCGGCCGTCTCAAGCTTGAGTCCGACTTCCTCAGCGATGACCTGGCCACCGGTGAGCACAGCGATGTCAGCAAGCTGGGCCTTGCGGCGGTCGCCGAAGCCCGGAGCCTTGACGGCAACGGACTTGAAGGTGCCGCGGATCTTGTTGACGATCAGGGTGGCCAGTGCCTCGCCCTCGATGTCCTCGGCAATGATCAGCAGCGGCTTGTTGGACTGCATGACCTTTTCCAGGACAGCAACCAGTTCCTTGACGTTGGAGATCTTTGAGTTGACGATCAGGATGTACGGGTCCTCAAGGACCGTTTCCTGACGATCGGCGTCGGTGACGAAGTAGGCGGAGATGTAACCCTTGTCGAACCGCATGCCCTCAGTGAGCTCAAGCTCCAGGCCGAAGGTGTTGGACTCCTCGACGGTGATGACACCTTCCTTGCCGACTTTATCCAGGGCTTCGGCAATAAGGGCACCGATTTCGTCGTCACCGGCGGAGATGGACGCGGTTGCCGCGATCTCTTCCTTGGTTTCGATTTCCTTGGCCGAGGCAAGCAGCTCCACCGTGACGGCTTCAACAGCCTTCTCGATGCCGCGCTTGAGGGACAGCGGGTCAGCGCCGGCCGCAACGTTGCGCAGGCCTTCCTTGACCAGGGCCTGGGCCAGCACGGTAGCCGTGGTGGTTCCGTCGCCGGCTACGTCGTCCGTCTTCTTGGCAACTTCCTTGACCAGCTCGGCGCCGATCTTTTCGTAAGGATCGTCCAGCTCGATCTCCTTGGCGATGGAAACACCATCGTTGGTGATCGTGGGGGCGCCCCACTTCTTTTCGAGGACGACGTTGCGTCCACGCGGGCCGAGGGTGACCTTGACGGCGTCAGCGAGGATGTTCAGGCCCCGCTCAAGGCCGCGGCGTGCCTCTTCATCAAATGCAATGATCTTGGCCATAACGGCAGTAGTCCTTTCGGGACAGTCGTTAAGAATGAACCTGCACTGCGGTGCCCGCGACGGACGATCCTTCGCTGACGGCCTCTGTATGCCGCCGGATCCGGATCTCACCCCAGCAAGGTGTTTCTTTCGCTCCACGACCGGAGCCAGGCTCAGCACCGGCCAAAACCGGGCGTCGCTTTAGCAGTCGGTACGTAGGAGTGCTAAATCAATAATTAGCACTCCATAGGTGAGAGTGCAAGCGAAAGGCACTGAAAATCGCTCTCGGAGGCAACGGTTCGCTGCTGGCGATCAGCCGGCTGCCCGGCCGGCGGACTCGCGTCCGCTGATGCGCGCCTTATTGTCCGGTCCGTACGTGAAGACCATGAAGTTCGCCGTGGTGATGTCACCCTTGGCGTCGAAGGCAATCGGTCCCGACTCGCCGTCGTAGTTAATTGCGGCACCTGACTTCAGCAGATCCTGGCACTCCTTGAAGGACGTACATGGTTTTCCTGGCTGGTCCGGGACGGCACCCTCAACAGAGCCGCCGGACACCGCGATCAGGTTCGCGGCTATGGTCCGCCCCGCATCGTCATCGGCTTTCCCGGCGGCCAGGACAGCCAGATTCACGGCGTCGAACGTCTCTGCCGCGAACGACAGATCCTTCAGCCCGGGATCCACCGCCACGAGCCGGGCCTGGAAGTCCTCCGAGGGGAACACTCCGGGGACCACGGCGCGGGCGCCGTCCAGGGCCTTGGAGCCGAGGCCGGAACCGTACTGGCCATAAGCACCGTCGCTGAGGACAATCCGGCTGCCGGACAATCCGGCGTTGTTCAGTTCCGCGATTGCCCCCTGAGCGCCATCTCGGGCGATAAGAACCACGGCGTCCGGTGCCGCCTTCTGCGCAGCGGCGGCAGCCTTCCGCGCCTCGCCCGGTTTGAACGCTGTGGTGGAGACGGTATCCAGCCCGGCATTCTTCGCGGCGCTGGCCACGGCGTCGGAAACATCCTTGCCGTAGCCGCTGTCCTGGTGGACCACAGCAAGGCTCTTGGCGCCGCCATCCTTGGCAAGCTTCACCAGCACGGACGCCTGGGCGACGTCGGCCGCTGCCGTCCGGAAGTAATAGCCGCCGTTCTTGTATTTGCTCAGGCCTGCGGCCGAGTTCGCCGGTGAGATTAGCGGCACCCTGGCGCGGGAGAGGACGTCGATGGCGCCGGCCGCGTTACTGGAATCCGTGGGGCCAATGACCACGTCCGCCTTAGCTGCAACCAGTTCGGTGGCTTGGGCTTGCGAACCTTCTCCGGCTGGCTCAGGGAGCAGCTGGACAGGTTTGCCTTTGTGGCCGCCGGCCGCGTTGATCTCCTGTACCGCGAGTGTGGCTGCGGCAAGCTGTGAATCGTTGAGGAAGGCCTGTTTGCCCGTGTTGTCCAGGATCAGGCCGATCCGCAGGGTTCCGTCACCGGACGCTTCGACGGAGTCCAGCCGTGCATTGCCCGCCACACCGCCACAGCCGGCCAGCGCAAGCAGGGCCGCCGCCCCGGCCGCCCCACGGAAAATGGCTGACCGATAAGTGGCTGAACTGAGAATGACGGACTTCACTCGGCCAGCCTGACGCTTTCTGCCTGCGGGCCTTTTTCGCCTTCGCCAATTTCCAGCTCCACGCGCTGTCCTTCATCGAGGGCCCGGTAGCCCTCACCCACGATGGCCGACCAGTGAACAAAAACGTCGTCACCTGAGCCGTCCACGGTGATGAAGCCATAGCCCTTTTCAGCGTTGAACCACTTAACGGTTCCCAGTGCCATGATGTCCACTCTTTCAGTAGCGTCCGTAAGGCCCACGCCACTGTGTGCCGCTTATTACGAACCGAAGCTTGAAATCACTCTAGCCAATCGCCCTTGGGCGGGCCGAGCCACACGGCCGGGTCAGCACCCAATAGTTATTCAGGCGTAACCGGCGCCTGTTAGTTGAACCCCGGACCCAGCACCACAACCACGGGGGCCTGGAAATCGGAGCTGTCCACCATGGTGGGAATGTTCAGGAGCTCGGAGAGTGCCTCGGCGTTGGCCTTCTGTGCCGCACCCGCGTAGAAGATCACCGACGTCTGCTGGGGAGTACCGCCCCAGTTGCCCACCTGGCCCAACGTCCAGCCGTCAGACTGGACAATCGAACTGACCCTGGCAGCGACCCCCGCCGTTCCGGACCCGTTGTAGACTGCAACGCCCTGCGACTTGTCCACGGCAGCGCTCGACGGCGTGACGCTCGGCGTGGTGCTTGGTTCAGCGTCCGCACTCGCGGACGGCTCTGCACTGGCTGAGGGCTGGGCGCTGGTGGAAGGGTCTGTGCTGGCTTCCGGCGACGCGGAGGATTCCACGCTGGTGGACGCTTGGCTGCCACCGGGGATGAAGCCAAGCTTCGGGAGGATCAGGAAGGAGACCAGGCCGATTGCCAACGCCGCGATGCCTACCGCGAGGATGGGCCACAGCTTGCGCCGGGAAGGCGCCGATGCCGTCCGGTGGATACCTTGGCGCGAGGCGGTCTCCGGGACCTTGTCGAATTCATCCCGAGCGTATTTGGTCATATTGGAGAGACATCCTTGTTGATTGCTGCTGATGGCCCGGCGCGAGCCTAGTGCGCGTCGGAACCCAGGCGGCGTGCAGTACGTGCCCGCTGACGTGACGTACGTAGTCTACGCAATCTCTTGACCAGCATGGGATCGTGGGCCAGCGCATCCTCGGTGTCAATGAGTGCATTCAGCAGCTGGTAGTAGTGCGTGGCCGACAGGTCAAAGAGCTCCCTGATGGCCTGTTCCTTGGCGCCGGCGTACTTCCACCACTGCCGCTCCAGGGCGAGCATCTGCTGGTCACGCTCGCCCAGCGGCGACTCCCGAGGAGTGAAATCCGCCGGCAGCGAGCCGCGCTCTTCCGGCTCCGGCATGTGTTCCCGAGCTGCTTCCGCCACGACACACTCCTTCGCTGGTTCAGGTAAAAAGTCCCACCCCCATGCTACGGAGGAATAACACTGTTGTCATTTACGCCGCGTTACGGCAACTCATATCCCTGCGAGAATGGGAGCGTGTTTGATTCTGAGCCCCTTTTCGAACTGGACCAGGCTCCTGTGGAGGCCGTTGGCTTTGCCGAGATGGCCATGCTGCCGCTCGGTGAGCTGATGGCCGCCGACTGGGCCGAAGCGTTGGGCGTGGTGGAAATCGAGCTGCGCGGGGTCCTGGGCTTCCTCGCCGCCGAAGTCGCAGCCGGGCACCGGGTGCTGCCGTCGCCGTCGAACGTCCTGCGCGCATTCCGGCAGCCGCTGGCGGACGTCAAGGTGCTGATTGTGGGCCAGGACCCGTATCCGACCCCCGGGCACGCCGTTGGCCTTTCCTTCTCCGTCGATCCGCGGACCCGGCCCATCCCGCGGAGCCTGGCAAACATCTACCGCGAGCTCGAAACCGATCTGGGCGTTCCCGCCCCGGTACACGGCGACCTGTCCGCCTGGGCTGCCCAGGGCGTGCTGCTCCTCAACCGCGTAATGAGCGTCCGGGCGGGCGCCGCGGGCTCGCACCGGGGCAAGGGCTGGGAGAAAATCACGACGGCGGCCGTCACCGCCGTCGCCAACCGGCGGACACCAAAGGGCGGCAGGTTACCCCTGGTGGCCGTTCTCTGGGGAAAGGACGCGGAAAGCGTCCGTCCCCTCCTGTCCGGCGCGGCGGTGGTGTCGAGCGCCCATCCCAGTCCGCTATCGGCGTCGCGCGGTTTCTTCGGTTCCCGGCCTTTCAGCCAGGCCAACGCCCTGCTGCGGGAGCAGGGCAGTGCGGGCGTAACCTGGGAACTTCCCAAGGTTCGTTAGCTTAGGGTTGCCTTATGAGCACAGTTCCAGCGGCCACCAGCGCCACTAAGAAGAGCCGTCCGCAGATCAACCTGACGGTGCTCCGCCGTGAGGAACTCTCGCCGCACATGGTCCGGATTGTTGCCGGCGGGGAAGGCTTTG from Arthrobacter pascens includes:
- a CDS encoding LytR C-terminal domain-containing protein, with translation MTKYARDEFDKVPETASRQGIHRTASAPSRRKLWPILAVGIAALAIGLVSFLILPKLGFIPGGSQASTSVESSASPEASTDPSTSAQPSASAEPSASADAEPSTTPSVTPSSAAVDKSQGVAVYNGSGTAGVAARVSSIVQSDGWTLGQVGNWGGTPQQTSVIFYAGAAQKANAEALSELLNIPTMVDSSDFQAPVVVVLGPGFN
- a CDS encoding ribonuclease HI family protein — its product is MTITAAADGSALGNPGPAGWAWYVNDECWRAGGWPHGTNNQGELMAVLDLFRATAHVPDQDLRILCDSQYVINSITKWMPGWKRKGWRKADGKPVLNVELLKELDRELAGRKYSFEWVKGHAGHPLNEAADERARAAATAYQQGVAARSGPGFAGAPTAAAAPGEAATTASGGFSRAGTAAAGPVPAVAGAPAAAGVPAVAGGGVLSYDEPDLFSELEGDSFVTQEPGGAEPDPEVIVEALERELLGPDVRGDIGRTGVLLHPDFMEIGSSGRVWTRDAMMMALEEDPGERTELEVLGADRIGTSAVLLTYRSYSRSGTTLRSSLWVLDGGRWRLRFHQGTPEA
- a CDS encoding uracil-DNA glycosylase, which translates into the protein MFDSEPLFELDQAPVEAVGFAEMAMLPLGELMAADWAEALGVVEIELRGVLGFLAAEVAAGHRVLPSPSNVLRAFRQPLADVKVLIVGQDPYPTPGHAVGLSFSVDPRTRPIPRSLANIYRELETDLGVPAPVHGDLSAWAAQGVLLLNRVMSVRAGAAGSHRGKGWEKITTAAVTAVANRRTPKGGRLPLVAVLWGKDAESVRPLLSGAAVVSSAHPSPLSASRGFFGSRPFSQANALLREQGSAGVTWELPKVR
- a CDS encoding DUF3263 domain-containing protein, coding for MAEAAREHMPEPEERGSLPADFTPRESPLGERDQQMLALERQWWKYAGAKEQAIRELFDLSATHYYQLLNALIDTEDALAHDPMLVKRLRRLRTSRQRARTARRLGSDAH
- a CDS encoding cold-shock protein: MALGTVKWFNAEKGYGFITVDGSGDDVFVHWSAIVGEGYRALDEGQRVELEIGEGEKGPQAESVRLAE
- a CDS encoding ABC transporter substrate-binding protein, translating into MKSVILSSATYRSAIFRGAAGAAALLALAGCGGVAGNARLDSVEASGDGTLRIGLILDNTGKQAFLNDSQLAAATLAVQEINAAGGHKGKPVQLLPEPAGEGSQAQATELVAAKADVVIGPTDSSNAAGAIDVLSRARVPLISPANSAAGLSKYKNGGYYFRTAAADVAQASVLVKLAKDGGAKSLAVVHQDSGYGKDVSDAVASAAKNAGLDTVSTTAFKPGEARKAAAAAQKAAPDAVVLIARDGAQGAIAELNNAGLSGSRIVLSDGAYGQYGSGLGSKALDGARAVVPGVFPSEDFQARLVAVDPGLKDLSFAAETFDAVNLAVLAAGKADDDAGRTIAANLIAVSGGSVEGAVPDQPGKPCTSFKECQDLLKSGAAINYDGESGPIAFDAKGDITTANFMVFTYGPDNKARISGRESAGRAAG
- a CDS encoding ABC transporter substrate-binding protein — its product is MKIRTIGRRKFQLGAVAVAVSLLATGCGASAGSSGDKEVTLRFAWWGNEYLNAQTEKVISAFEAEHPNIKIESEPGEWASYWDKLATKTAANDAPDVIQMDQKYIAEYGGRGALLDLSKQSGVDTSKMDKEQLASGQYDGAQYGLSTGKNAYVIMANTKVFEAANVPVPDDTTWTWDDFIGTAAKLSAAGGGKSYGAAYGSNEADLIIWLRQHGENLYSQDGKVDFDTATTASFWERLKEQRDSKASPPATVATEDSGAGLEESLFGTNRVGMAWWWTNQLGSLETTTGSSIKMLRAPSIDGTSADNGMYFKPTMFWSASSRSKNPEAAATFINYLANSPAAGAILMTDRGVPANSEIVDSITPALKPADTTVVGFLKDVATEITDAPPVPPVGAGSVQNVIKRFTDEVLYDRLSPQAAAENFKKEVEGMLATARK
- the groL gene encoding chaperonin GroEL (60 kDa chaperone family; promotes refolding of misfolded polypeptides especially under stressful conditions; forms two stacked rings of heptamers to form a barrel-shaped 14mer; ends can be capped by GroES; misfolded proteins enter the barrel where they are refolded when GroES binds); this translates as MAKIIAFDEEARRGLERGLNILADAVKVTLGPRGRNVVLEKKWGAPTITNDGVSIAKEIELDDPYEKIGAELVKEVAKKTDDVAGDGTTTATVLAQALVKEGLRNVAAGADPLSLKRGIEKAVEAVTVELLASAKEIETKEEIAATASISAGDDEIGALIAEALDKVGKEGVITVEESNTFGLELELTEGMRFDKGYISAYFVTDADRQETVLEDPYILIVNSKISNVKELVAVLEKVMQSNKPLLIIAEDIEGEALATLIVNKIRGTFKSVAVKAPGFGDRRKAQLADIAVLTGGQVIAEEVGLKLETAGLELLGRARKVVVTKDETTIVEGAGDADQIAGRVSQIRAEIENSDSDYDREKLQERLAKLAGGVAVIKAGAATEVELKERKHRIEDAVRNAKAAVEEGIVAGGGVALIQAGAKAFANLNLTGDEATGANIVRVAIDAPLKQIAFNAGLEPGVVVDKVRGLPAGHGLNAATGEYVDLLAAGINDPVKVTRSALQNAASIAGLFLTTEAVVADKPEKNAPAMGGGDDMGGMGGF